A part of Leptospira congkakensis genomic DNA contains:
- a CDS encoding LA_3751/LA_3752 family putative glycosyltransferase yields MKNKIQNTKPLVYLLIFGVFFIGVQVFISAKTSFISDSLAKSIQIESAKKFQDSILYPAESIDPEKSMHPVLFVIPNQGKLKSVFSEAFAETYAKLFFFLPIQWIMFTNVIFLLLSAYCLYKIGKVPVEISLLIFISSVVFSQVLDISEVPLTIFWISFSYSLWSRGLKEKNSVSIAIAIFLMVLGSFLRSEILILSGLVYAISIPLLYFQKKYSGLIYITFGFVIPVLSFFLWNHFEYGHFLGIRYFYNYSILQNNPSGSHLYQLQKILFTSFSEPGLKVGFFLYSPYFLYVLYFYRNQFRNFNVLDTTNYHLTILILYPIIVGLSAPNDGVTITSRYVLLTIIPGIFLITNQWKNLKTKKVFLSLILFSIIINLFFLKVSKESFKMIRKTNLNYESLQSDLWIFYDTNLSGTAGLSLLTQPSISFSEFENENSRRSLFSRIKKENLKNIYIFDFSKTTPNAFMHTKRSVELNSDLFTRVLQEEGFECNTYEEKSWIGYRFCKN; encoded by the coding sequence GTGAAAAACAAAATACAAAATACAAAACCATTGGTCTATCTCCTAATTTTTGGAGTTTTTTTTATAGGCGTTCAGGTTTTTATCTCAGCAAAAACTAGTTTTATTTCTGACTCCCTAGCCAAATCAATACAAATCGAATCTGCAAAAAAATTCCAAGACTCTATCCTATATCCAGCTGAATCAATCGACCCAGAAAAAAGTATGCATCCGGTTCTTTTTGTAATCCCGAACCAAGGCAAATTGAAATCTGTATTTTCGGAAGCATTTGCCGAAACGTATGCGAAACTTTTTTTCTTCCTCCCAATCCAATGGATCATGTTCACAAATGTTATATTTCTGCTACTTTCTGCTTATTGCCTCTACAAAATTGGAAAGGTTCCAGTTGAAATTTCTCTATTAATTTTTATATCATCCGTAGTATTTTCACAAGTCCTAGACATCTCAGAAGTCCCTCTAACCATTTTTTGGATTTCCTTTTCTTATTCACTTTGGTCACGAGGTCTCAAAGAAAAAAATTCAGTAAGCATCGCAATCGCTATCTTTTTAATGGTTTTAGGAAGTTTTTTACGATCAGAAATATTGATACTTTCGGGTTTAGTTTATGCGATTTCGATTCCCTTGCTTTATTTCCAAAAAAAATATTCTGGATTGATTTACATTACTTTTGGATTCGTAATTCCAGTTCTAAGTTTTTTTCTTTGGAATCATTTTGAATACGGGCATTTTTTAGGAATCAGATACTTTTACAATTATTCAATCTTACAAAACAATCCGAGCGGTTCTCATCTCTATCAATTACAAAAAATACTATTCACTTCATTTTCAGAACCTGGACTAAAGGTTGGTTTTTTTCTATATTCACCCTACTTTTTATATGTTTTATATTTTTACAGAAATCAATTTCGAAATTTCAATGTTTTAGATACAACAAACTACCATCTCACAATTTTAATTCTTTATCCTATCATCGTTGGACTCAGTGCTCCTAATGATGGTGTCACAATCACAAGTAGGTATGTATTATTGACAATAATTCCAGGGATTTTTTTGATCACCAATCAATGGAAAAATTTAAAAACAAAAAAAGTTTTTTTGTCTTTAATATTATTTTCTATTATCATCAACTTATTTTTTCTTAAAGTATCCAAAGAAAGTTTTAAAATGATACGAAAGACAAACCTGAATTACGAATCTTTACAATCTGATTTATGGATTTTTTATGATACTAATTTAAGTGGAACGGCTGGATTATCGTTATTAACTCAGCCTAGTATTTCCTTCTCAGAGTTTGAAAATGAAAATAGCAGAAGATCACTTTTTTCGAGAATTAAAAAAGAAAATTTAAAAAATATTTATATATTCGATTTTTCGAAAACGACTCCAAACGCTTTTATGCATACAAAACGTTCGGTGGAGTTAAACTCCGATCTCTTCACCAGAGTATTACAGGAAGAGGGATTCGAATGTAATACTTATGAAGAAAAAAGTTGGATCGGATACAGATTTTGTAAAAATTAA
- a CDS encoding dolichyl-phosphate-mannose--protein mannosyltransferase, protein MNQLRNKILEFKFEIGILLSFIVGVVLRFHKLNRQSLWGDELYSVYASSLMNWSDFWAYLAEDPHPPLFQILLSFWIRLLPDFTEFSVKLFPVAISVVNLIFLWILTKSWAKPKRFLFLFLISFSPGAIYYSQELRSYSLLLCLSSMIVVLFANLDLEAHKRIRLFSLMLLSVLISYVHLFGFIFVGSLYFIFWLRFVLKRFVEAKLVFLLGAFSFLAFLPFLYTLGSGTKIATASWIDPPGSILYIAYYSLFFYTSKKFLYLTVLVPIFALVYWVVKGNQITSEDGSETKYSSGRIFLLVALFIIISTSLFSLFKPIVTNRNWIITLPLIYYFIAENLEKVLEKWYVLPALILLTIFSLIDFKKNFYFVFKEDWRGAAHYVANHCSGPIVLIDSYPEFLSLYLKWEGHSEFLPILTGTNTKMEQSKVCVLRRFIEGNGIGFPIDAKNEKMGQSAFYGFTVEEYKLTK, encoded by the coding sequence GTGAATCAGCTGCGAAATAAAATATTAGAATTTAAATTTGAAATTGGAATTTTATTATCTTTTATTGTTGGGGTCGTTCTGCGTTTTCATAAACTAAATCGACAAAGTTTATGGGGAGATGAACTTTACTCTGTTTATGCTTCTTCACTTATGAATTGGTCGGATTTTTGGGCATATCTTGCGGAAGATCCTCATCCACCTCTGTTTCAAATTTTACTTTCTTTTTGGATTCGACTTTTACCCGATTTTACTGAATTCTCCGTAAAATTGTTTCCTGTTGCCATATCCGTTGTTAATCTAATTTTTCTTTGGATCCTAACTAAATCTTGGGCCAAACCAAAACGATTTTTGTTTTTGTTTTTGATTTCGTTTTCCCCAGGTGCCATCTATTATTCGCAAGAGTTGAGATCATATTCATTGTTGTTATGTTTGTCTTCTATGATTGTGGTTCTTTTTGCAAATCTTGATTTAGAAGCGCATAAACGAATTCGTTTATTTTCTTTAATGCTTCTATCCGTTCTTATTTCCTACGTTCATTTGTTTGGATTTATTTTTGTTGGTAGTTTGTATTTTATCTTTTGGCTTAGGTTTGTTTTAAAACGTTTTGTTGAAGCAAAATTGGTTTTTTTACTTGGAGCCTTTAGTTTTTTAGCATTCCTCCCTTTTTTATATACACTTGGCAGTGGAACCAAAATTGCGACTGCTAGCTGGATTGATCCACCCGGTTCGATATTGTATATAGCTTATTATTCTTTGTTTTTTTATACTTCAAAGAAATTTCTATATTTAACCGTCCTGGTGCCTATATTTGCACTTGTCTATTGGGTGGTTAAGGGAAATCAAATCACTTCAGAGGATGGTTCTGAAACTAAATACTCCTCTGGTAGAATTTTTTTATTGGTAGCTCTCTTTATTATCATTTCTACAAGTTTGTTTTCTCTATTCAAACCTATTGTTACAAATCGTAATTGGATTATCACCCTCCCTTTAATCTATTATTTTATCGCTGAAAATCTTGAGAAGGTTTTAGAGAAGTGGTACGTTCTTCCCGCTCTTATTTTACTCACAATATTTTCGTTAATTGATTTTAAGAAGAATTTCTATTTTGTATTTAAGGAAGATTGGCGAGGAGCTGCTCATTATGTTGCCAACCATTGTTCCGGTCCAATTGTTCTCATTGATTCATATCCTGAATTTCTCAGTTTGTATTTAAAATGGGAAGGGCATTCTGAGTTTTTACCAATCTTAACTGGTACAAATACAAAAATGGAACAATCTAAAGTTTGTGTTTTGAGACGTTTTATAGAAGGAAATGGTATTGGATTTCCTATAGACGCAAAAAATGAAAAAATGGGACAATCTGCATTCTATGGATTTACAGTAGAGGAGTACAAACTCACAAAGTAG
- a CDS encoding glycosyltransferase family 2 protein, with protein MKYYLEKRKNPNLLSIIIPCYNEESALPFLKERLDQLLKLLPVKTEIIFVNDGSTDDSIFQLVSWSETDPRVQVVSLSRNFGHQIAVTAGMDYAKGEAVVIMDADLQDPPEVILEMLSKYRDGYDVVYGQRLARSGESLFKKTTAWAFYRIMKILVHKDLPLDSGDFRLISRRCLDALNGLRENHRFLRGMNAWIGFPQAPVFYNRDPRVAGETKYPLRKMLKLAMNAAVSFSPLPLRFSLGLGIIVAIIGFAVGVYALFRAFQHFILQMPIVYNPGWATIVTLICLIGGSILISIGILGEYIARIFEESKGRPLYVVEFVKNGAIKKKK; from the coding sequence ATGAAATATTATTTAGAAAAAAGAAAAAATCCAAATTTATTATCAATCATTATCCCTTGTTATAATGAGGAGTCCGCACTTCCCTTTCTGAAAGAAAGATTGGATCAACTGTTGAAACTTCTTCCAGTCAAAACAGAAATTATTTTTGTGAATGATGGTAGTACGGACGATTCTATTTTTCAGTTAGTTTCCTGGTCGGAAACGGATCCCCGTGTCCAAGTGGTTAGCCTTTCTCGAAATTTTGGTCACCAAATCGCTGTTACAGCCGGAATGGATTATGCCAAAGGTGAAGCTGTTGTCATCATGGATGCAGATTTACAGGATCCACCTGAAGTCATTTTAGAAATGCTCTCTAAATATAGAGACGGGTACGATGTTGTTTACGGACAAAGATTGGCACGTTCCGGTGAGTCGCTCTTTAAGAAAACAACCGCATGGGCTTTCTATCGAATTATGAAAATTTTGGTTCATAAAGACCTACCACTAGATTCGGGTGATTTCCGACTAATTTCTAGAAGGTGTTTGGATGCATTGAATGGACTGCGTGAAAATCACAGATTCCTTCGGGGGATGAATGCTTGGATAGGATTCCCTCAGGCTCCCGTGTTTTATAATCGGGATCCACGAGTGGCTGGGGAAACGAAGTATCCATTACGAAAGATGTTAAAACTTGCGATGAATGCTGCCGTTTCTTTTTCCCCCTTACCGTTGCGGTTTAGTTTAGGTCTTGGGATCATTGTGGCTATCATTGGATTTGCTGTGGGAGTTTATGCTTTGTTTCGGGCTTTCCAACATTTTATTTTGCAAATGCCTATTGTTTACAATCCGGGATGGGCTACTATTGTGACTTTGATCTGTTTGATTGGTGGGTCTATACTGATTTCGATTGGAATTCTGGGTGAATACATTGCTCGGATCTTTGAGGAATCAAAGGGAAGACCTCTGTATGTCGTTGAATTTGTGAAAAACGGCGCTATTAAAAAGAAAAAATAG
- a CDS encoding LA_3751/LA_3752 family putative glycosyltransferase: MKKAKIKNWILWIFFILSVFYSIEYTQPRFSLFQDSHDKAVQTFSVWKNHFLSDDLYYPAKSFDSNLEFFHLTNNLHIQFKEKLVSAFPIQFAYVLAPFLSFLPIDFLPYTSFVFLGIGFLILYKKFNFPLPFLFLIYFTTFLWPLSWEYSELPAIFAFSIYGLIPILRKNSSNQTNILSGMALAWVIVVRLDTLPFLGLFFSAHFFFYLKRNKIQKFGNYFKEYLIFYLSILTFLLVHLSINQWLYGHFLGTRYIANTAGFAASFTDRLLWFRSLLFFSDFKIGFFGYIPLAFFVLIFYWIRICKISDAKKSILVATTGTLLIIPWIAPNDGFNNWGPRFYTILIFPYFYLLKPLLVYFYKKKKKILFLLLITFGLFSFSMGIVGAKIQKTKTNLVKKFVSILNETKPDILVFQDYLNFYTSGIYYFKHTVIVSYTSDSNTNLLEKTKNLYPNQKIAFVAWNPDLFSKEIKDAVNEDKRKSGYRISDWDTNRLENQMQSTTEHFQILDRQNYRVWIGTFYAK; this comes from the coding sequence ATGAAAAAAGCCAAAATTAAAAACTGGATCCTTTGGATTTTTTTTATTTTATCAGTTTTTTATTCGATTGAATATACTCAACCAAGATTCTCTCTTTTCCAAGATAGTCATGACAAAGCAGTGCAAACATTTTCAGTTTGGAAAAATCATTTTTTATCAGATGATTTGTATTATCCAGCGAAGTCTTTTGATTCCAATCTGGAGTTCTTTCATCTAACAAACAATTTACACATCCAATTTAAAGAAAAATTAGTGAGTGCTTTCCCAATACAGTTCGCTTATGTTTTAGCCCCCTTTCTTTCCTTTTTGCCGATCGACTTTTTGCCCTATACTTCCTTTGTATTTTTAGGCATTGGTTTTTTGATCTTATATAAAAAATTTAATTTTCCTTTGCCTTTTCTCTTTTTAATTTATTTCACAACTTTTCTTTGGCCATTGAGTTGGGAATATTCCGAACTTCCTGCCATATTTGCCTTTTCCATTTATGGACTCATTCCCATACTTAGAAAGAACAGTTCGAATCAAACTAATATATTATCGGGGATGGCTCTAGCTTGGGTTATCGTTGTTCGTTTGGATACTTTGCCATTTCTGGGTTTATTCTTTTCTGCCCATTTTTTCTTCTATTTGAAAAGAAACAAAATCCAAAAATTTGGTAACTATTTCAAAGAATATCTTATTTTTTATTTATCCATTTTGACGTTTTTGCTAGTCCATCTAAGCATCAATCAATGGTTATATGGACATTTTCTAGGAACACGTTACATAGCAAATACCGCGGGGTTCGCCGCCTCTTTTACTGATAGGTTATTATGGTTTCGCAGTCTTTTATTTTTTTCCGATTTTAAAATTGGCTTTTTTGGGTATATCCCGTTAGCATTTTTTGTTTTGATTTTTTATTGGATCAGAATTTGCAAAATATCCGATGCTAAAAAATCAATCCTTGTAGCAACAACAGGAACTTTACTCATCATCCCCTGGATTGCACCCAACGATGGTTTCAATAATTGGGGGCCAAGATTTTATACAATTTTAATATTCCCCTACTTTTATTTGCTCAAACCACTCCTGGTTTATTTTTACAAAAAAAAGAAAAAGATTCTTTTCCTTTTATTGATAACTTTTGGTTTGTTTTCGTTTTCGATGGGTATAGTCGGTGCCAAGATCCAAAAGACCAAAACCAATCTAGTCAAAAAGTTTGTATCTATCCTAAACGAAACAAAACCAGACATACTCGTATTTCAAGATTACCTAAATTTTTACACTAGTGGTATCTACTATTTCAAACATACTGTAATCGTTTCGTATACATCTGATTCGAATACCAATCTACTAGAAAAAACGAAAAACCTATATCCAAATCAGAAAATCGCTTTCGTCGCCTGGAATCCAGATTTATTTTCAAAAGAAATAAAAGATGCCGTCAATGAAGACAAACGCAAATCAGGTTATCGCATTTCGGATTGGGACACCAATCGATTAGAAAATCAGATGCAATCGACAACCGAACATTTTCAAATTCTGGATCGACAAAACTATCGCGTTTGGATTGGGACTTTCTATGCAAAATAG
- a CDS encoding acyltransferase family protein: MKEYFIEIFKKNKKEINELYGIRALSCYFVILFHCFAFSLESFPSHYAPYLSNAQNVEFLMSLFFVISSFLVSTSFSRELERASFLESWKNFVIKRSLRIFPAFYVILSVTIIIMAGLLKKSQGMDGVSSFADGLIGLKFKLSFWWTDFAYISNYFPNRILVHGWSLSMEEQFYLAMPIVFLFYTKVLKTRNQKYLFLIFLLLVPNFIRYHYFLNVSMDSFETYVQTLFHPIHTHFEPFVYGILLMELWRAGKVSIELPGAKISFYIVFLLLFSVFCFLCTLEFAEAKQYFVIYRISFYSFFAFVIVFGAVGGFFSKISWFLANPLLVFVGKLSYGIYLVHMLVNTTVMLVVLDHKIPTNNDLGRLLKASLISLVISTFIALLSYLIIEKPFLKIREWTQARFDISTNSFYYVKGNSKERILVSLFLTLLSFFPYIVVKQLIAVDFIPGGLASSFLLSLCLIIPIVMNVISLIVKKKLFFYFYLSRFQD; this comes from the coding sequence ATGAAAGAATATTTTATAGAAATCTTTAAGAAAAATAAAAAGGAAATAAATGAACTGTATGGAATCCGTGCACTCAGTTGTTATTTCGTAATTCTATTTCATTGTTTTGCATTTTCTTTGGAGTCTTTCCCTAGTCATTATGCTCCTTATTTATCCAATGCACAAAATGTTGAGTTTTTGATGAGTTTGTTTTTTGTGATTAGTTCCTTTTTGGTATCCACATCATTTTCAAGGGAATTGGAGCGTGCTAGTTTTTTAGAGAGTTGGAAAAACTTTGTGATCAAACGTAGTTTGCGAATCTTTCCAGCATTCTATGTGATTCTTTCTGTTACCATTATCATTATGGCTGGTTTATTAAAGAAAAGCCAAGGAATGGATGGTGTTTCTTCATTTGCCGACGGACTCATCGGTTTAAAATTCAAACTTTCCTTTTGGTGGACAGATTTTGCTTATATTTCTAATTATTTTCCAAATCGGATTTTGGTTCATGGCTGGTCACTATCCATGGAAGAGCAGTTCTATCTAGCAATGCCGATTGTGTTTTTATTTTACACCAAAGTTTTAAAAACAAGAAACCAAAAGTATCTTTTCCTAATTTTTCTTTTGCTAGTCCCAAATTTCATTCGTTACCATTACTTTTTAAATGTTTCCATGGATTCGTTTGAAACTTATGTACAAACATTGTTTCATCCAATCCATACACATTTTGAACCTTTTGTTTATGGTATTTTGCTTATGGAACTTTGGAGGGCGGGAAAAGTCTCAATAGAATTGCCTGGTGCAAAAATTAGCTTTTATATAGTTTTTCTGCTTCTGTTTTCTGTTTTTTGTTTCCTATGCACATTAGAGTTTGCGGAAGCAAAACAGTATTTTGTTATCTATCGAATTAGTTTTTATTCATTTTTTGCCTTTGTGATTGTTTTTGGTGCAGTAGGTGGGTTCTTTTCAAAGATTTCTTGGTTTTTGGCAAATCCCTTACTCGTGTTTGTTGGAAAATTGAGTTATGGAATTTATTTGGTACATATGTTAGTGAATACTACAGTGATGCTAGTTGTTTTGGATCATAAAATCCCTACGAACAATGACCTAGGAAGATTATTAAAAGCATCCTTGATTAGTTTGGTCATCTCAACTTTTATTGCACTTCTCAGTTACTTAATCATAGAAAAACCATTTTTAAAAATTCGAGAGTGGACTCAGGCGAGATTCGATATTTCGACAAATAGTTTTTATTATGTGAAAGGAAATTCGAAAGAAAGGATTTTGGTTTCTTTGTTTTTAACCCTGCTTTCCTTTTTCCCATACATAGTAGTGAAACAATTGATCGCCGTTGATTTTATTCCAGGAGGACTGGCATCGTCTTTTTTACTTTCACTTTGTCTAATCATTCCTATTGTTATGAATGTGATCAGTTTGATTGTGAAAAAGAAGTTATTTTTCTATTTTTATCTAAGTCGTTTCCAAGATTAA
- a CDS encoding phosphatase domain-containing protein: MSQEPNTTQPIITDIKRIAVCGGSLGRERRSYVRGQVVDVGITDLMKAEGLWDLMTGLFIGEETKITPFLDFSLAPVRKPVLKLEVYDVGGNKIYTSGKIKADEDGFFSCEIRDKLPVGFHDFQVVLEGLDSFRQYSKDLAHLNSTEDSILGKTTIVGKGKLRILSEDYKGMVVTSDIDQTYLATDIHSGKGKFTAVFETPNQKQALPGMPELYRELRTSLSNAPLAFISASPHFFRRTMLATIAKDGIQTESLHLKYLEGTIKGVFDKVLGTIFNPIEFLQNGFRPAWSRTKKFLGASYQSLFDQMSYKLSILLYDRIYLPTEAKEILLGDNTESDYMIFTLYQIICMGKLSGDELEEYLYKLNFLGRDAITRDAAKKIRLLAEEIHRIHGTINPVSLSLINRTGHGPSEVDMREKVKDALPAGMYDSVFAKEKAFYGTEGAMGMALILESEGYLNIEQILTIVAGMIGKILEGKLVDEGFLLKLLEELTIPKSAEGTKQKVKEGLISAFQS, encoded by the coding sequence ATGTCCCAAGAACCAAATACCACACAACCAATCATTACCGATATCAAAAGAATTGCAGTCTGCGGAGGATCTTTAGGAAGAGAGAGGCGTTCTTATGTGCGCGGGCAAGTGGTGGATGTAGGGATTACGGATCTCATGAAGGCAGAAGGCCTATGGGATTTGATGACCGGACTTTTTATTGGAGAAGAAACTAAAATCACTCCATTTCTAGATTTCTCTTTGGCTCCGGTTCGAAAACCAGTATTAAAATTAGAAGTGTATGATGTAGGTGGAAATAAAATTTACACATCGGGAAAAATCAAAGCTGATGAAGATGGTTTTTTTTCCTGTGAAATCAGAGACAAACTTCCGGTAGGATTTCACGACTTCCAAGTGGTATTGGAAGGATTGGATAGTTTTCGCCAATACTCTAAAGATTTAGCACATCTCAATTCAACAGAAGATTCTATTTTAGGAAAAACTACGATCGTTGGAAAAGGGAAACTGCGAATTCTTTCGGAAGATTACAAAGGGATGGTGGTTACCTCCGATATTGACCAAACGTATTTGGCGACAGACATCCACTCCGGAAAAGGAAAGTTTACTGCTGTCTTCGAAACACCTAACCAGAAACAGGCGCTACCAGGAATGCCGGAACTTTACCGAGAACTTCGCACTTCCCTATCCAATGCACCTTTGGCTTTTATTTCCGCTAGCCCACACTTCTTTCGTAGAACCATGCTTGCCACGATTGCCAAAGATGGAATCCAAACAGAATCCTTACATTTAAAATATTTAGAAGGCACCATCAAAGGTGTTTTTGATAAAGTTCTTGGAACGATCTTTAACCCTATCGAATTTTTGCAGAATGGATTTAGGCCTGCCTGGTCTAGGACAAAAAAATTCTTAGGAGCATCTTATCAAAGTCTCTTCGATCAAATGTCCTATAAACTTTCGATCCTCCTTTATGACCGCATTTACCTTCCTACCGAAGCAAAAGAAATTTTACTCGGAGACAATACCGAATCCGATTATATGATCTTCACTCTCTACCAAATCATCTGTATGGGAAAACTTTCTGGTGATGAATTAGAAGAATATTTATACAAACTCAATTTTCTTGGTCGTGATGCGATCACAAGAGATGCGGCCAAAAAAATTCGCCTCCTTGCGGAAGAAATTCATCGAATTCATGGAACCATAAACCCCGTTTCTTTGAGTTTAATCAACCGAACGGGTCACGGCCCGAGTGAAGTCGATATGCGTGAAAAAGTTAAGGATGCGTTGCCAGCGGGAATGTATGACTCAGTTTTTGCAAAGGAAAAAGCATTCTACGGGACTGAGGGAGCAATGGGAATGGCGTTGATTTTGGAATCAGAAGGATATTTGAATATCGAACAGATTCTAACGATAGTGGCGGGAATGATTGGGAAGATTTTAGAAGGGAAACTAGTGGATGAGGGATTTTTATTAAAACTATTAGAAGAATTAACAATACCTAAATCAGCAGAAGGGACAAAACAAAAAGTAAAGGAAGGCCTTATCTCAGCCTTCCAATCATAA